TACAAAAGAAGACAGCAAAATGCACCATGTCCTTCTCTGTATTCAAACGAACCATACGATTGATGATAAAAATGGGATGGAGTTTGGCAGCGAGGAATTTTATTATAAAACGGAAGAAGAAATGCGGTCGCTTTTTCCGGATCATCCTGAGGCGGCGGACAATACAAATAAAATTGCAGAGCGATGTAATGTGACCTTTGAATTCGGAAAGACAAAACTGCCTCATTTTGATACGCCGAATGGGCAAGAGAATTTTACGTATTTTCGGGAAAAATGTTATGCAGGACTTCATCTTCATTATGGAGAAAATCCGGCTCCTGAGATTGTACAGCGCCTCGAATATGAATTGGGCACGATACAGAAAATGGGCTATGTAAATTATTATTTGATTGTCCATGATTTTGTTCGTCATGCAAAAGAAGTCGGAATTCCGGTGGGCCCTGGGCGTGGGTCCGGTGCGGGAAGTTTAGCGGCATATTGTATTGGGATTACTGGGATCGATCCGCTGAAATACGATCTGCTGTTTGAACGCTTTTTAAATCCGGAGCGTGTCAGCATGCCGGATTTCGATATTGATTTTGCAGATGATCGTAGATCTGAGATGATCGACTATGTAGTTCAGAAATACGGTGCAGACCATGTGGCACAAATTGTTACTTTCGGCACTATGGCAGCCAGAGGCTCCATTCGTGATGTTGGAAGGGCAATGGGGATCCCCTATGCTACTGTAGACGAAGTGGCAAAGTTGGTGCCGAATGATCAGAAGATGAAAAATATCACTCTGCAGAAGGCACTGGAAAGTTCTCAGAAGCTGAGAGAACGATATGAAGCAGATGAGCAGATTCATGAGCTAATTGATATGGCTCGCAAAGTAGAAGGAATGCCAAGAAATGCTTCTACTCATGCGGCAGGCGTCGTGATTACGGATCAACCAATTGCAGAATATGTTCCGCTTGCGAAAAATGGGGATTCTGTTGTTTGTCAATATACGATGACAACACTAGAAGAACTGGGCCTTTTAAAAATGGATTTTCTGGGGCTGCGGAATCTTTCGGTTATTCATGATGCAGTCGAAATGATTCATGTTCATGATTCGGATTTTTTGATTGATAAAATCCAGACTGATGAGCAAAAAGTGTTTCAAATGATTAGCGCTGGTGCGACAGACGGTGTTTTTCAGTTCGAATCTTCCGGAATGCGCAGTATGATTATGCAGCTTCGACCGGATTCTCTGGAAGATTTGATTGCTGCGATTTCTCTTTATCGTCCCGGGCCTATGGAATCAATTCCACGCTATATTGAAAATCGACACCACCCGGAAAAGGTGACTTATCGCCATCCGCTTTTAAAACCGATTCTGCAGGTGACCTATGGTTGTATTGTTTATCAGGAACAGGTTATGCAGATTTTTCGTTCCCTTGCTGGATATAGTCTTGGACGAGCAGATATTGTGCGCCGTGCAATGAGCAAAAAAAAGCATGATGTCATGCAGAAAGAACGTGAGATTTTTATCCATGGACTTGTTTCGGAGGACGGTACAATAGAAGTTCCCGGATGCCTGCGCAATGGGGTCCCGGAAGAGACGGCTCAAGCAATTTACAGCGAAATGGAAAGCTTCGCTTCTTATGCGTTTAATAAATCTCACGCGGCAGCATATGCGTATCTTGCATATCAGACTGCCTATTTAAAATGCTTTTATCCAAAAGAGTATATGGCAGCACTGATGACCAGCGTTTTGGATAATACGAATAAGCTTTCCAAATATATTGCAGAGTGTGATCGGTTAAAAATTCGCGTTTTGCCGCCTAGAATTAATCAGAGCATGGTTGGATTTACTGTTTCGGGAAACGATATTCGTTTTGGTCTTCTTGCTGTTCGCAATCTTGGTCGCGGCTTAATAGAGACAATCATTAAAATGCGTCAAGAAAATGGGTCTTTTCTTTCTTTTTATGATTTTTGTAAAAGAACCTATGGACTCATAAATCGCCGTGCATTGGAAAGCCTGATAGAGTGTGGTGCGATGGATGATCTGGATGGAAATAGACATCAGATGGCATCGGCAGTAGAATCAGTTTTAGCTTATTTGGATTCGGATCACCGAAAAAATCTGGATGGACAGATCGGATTCTTTGATCTTGGAGAAGAAAAGAAGCAAGAAGAATTTCATTTGCCTAAAGTTTCTGATTATTCTGCTTCTGAAAAATTATCTCAGGAAAAAGAAGTGACTGGAATGTATCTTTCCGGACATCCAATGTCTCCGTTTTCGGATTGCTATCGTCAGCCTGGAATCACCAAAATAGGGGAGATCATAGATGATCTTCAGGAAGAAAGCGGTCAGTATCATGATGGAGACATGGTATGGCTCCTCGGAATTATTACCCGCAAAAAATTAAAGACGACAAAGAAAAATTCGACCATTGCTTTTCTAACGTTTGAAGATTTATATGGGTCGATTGAAGTTTTGGTGTTTTCAAAAATTTTGGAAGAGAATTTTTCCCTTCTGCAGGAAGGAATTATTTTGAAGATTTATGGAAAAATTAGTGCAAGAGAAGATGAAGCCCCAAAGTTGATCCTTGAGTCTTTGGAAAAAGTATCGGATCCAAGCCAAGTAGAAAAGTTAGCAGAATCGCCCAAAATTTCTACTGAGCCTTCTTCGAAACATCATCCCAAACCCGGGCTTTATCTTAAAGTAGTAGGGGAAGAAGATCCAAAATGGATTCAGGCAAAAAAAGATCTGGCAATTTTTAATGGCATTGTCCCTCTTTATGTAGTTTTTCAAAAAGAGAAGAAGTTTTTCCGAGCACCTCGATCTATGGCCGTTGACGTCAACGAACCTTTGCTTCGGGAATTGCGCAGACTTCTTGGAGAGGAAAATGTTGCCTTTGTGGAACAGTGATTCATTTTTCTATATAGAAGAGATAAAAATCCATATCTTAAGTCGTTGTATTTTTAACAACTTTATATTATAATAAATTAAAGTAAAGTAAAAACCGATTAAAGCAAATAGGAGGACTACCAAATGGGAGCGAAATCAATTGCAGTTTTAACAAGCGGCGGAGACGCCCCTGGAATGAATGCAGCTGTTCGTGCAGTCGTACGTACCGGACTTTATTTGGGGATGCGTGTAATCGGTATAAAACGGGGATATAATGGACTTTTATCCGGTGATACAGTGGAAATGAATCTGCGGAGTGTTTCGGATATTATCCACCGTGGTGGAACAGTGATTTATACAGCACGCAGTCCGGAATTTAATACGCCGGAAGGCGTAAAAAAAGCGGCTGATATGTGCCATAAACTCGACATTAGCGGTGTAGTCGTTATTGGCGGTGATGGTTCTTTTCGTGGTGCAAGAGATTTAACGGGAGCTGGAATTCCCTGCATTGGTATTCCAGGAACAATTGACAATGATATTGCGTCCAGTGAATATACCGTTGGTTTTGATACTGCAATGAATACAGTCGTTGAAATGGTTGATAGACTGCGTGATACAACAGAGTCTCATGACCGCTGCAGTGTTGTAGAGGTTATGGGGCGTCGCTGCGGAGAACTTGCATTGCAGTCCGGCATTGCAGTAGGTGCAACTTCTATCCTGGTCCCAGAAGTTCCTTTTGACTTTCAGCGAGACATTGTGGATCGCATGAAGTTTACACAGAAAGCTGGAAAGCGCCACTTTATTATTGTTGTTGCAGAAGGCGTTGGTGGGGTAGAAGAGCTAGGAAAACGAATTAAAAATGAAACAGGAATTGAAACGAGAGTAACGATTCTTGGGCATGTGCAGCGCGGTGGCTCTCCGACTCTGCGGGATCGTTTAGTAGCAAGCGAAATGGGATATCGTGCAGCAAAGCTACTGTATGAAGGTAACAGCAACCGTGTCGTTGTTATGCAAAATGGAAAAATTATTGATTTAGATATTACAGAAGCTTTGAATAAAAAGCGTGAGTTTAATATGGAACTCTATAAGATTGCTCATGTGATCTCAATTTAAATTGAGATCGTTATGAAATATTCCTTCTTTCAATTCTATTTTTTGCAAAAAGGCAAGAGTGGCTTATCAGATTTTGGTAAGCTGCTCTTGCCTTTTATAGCTCAGTATTTTAAATTAAAATAAACATCAAAAAGCCCCAAAATCCATATGGATTCTGGGGCTTTATTGGAGCTGCTAATGCGATTCGAACGCATGACCTCATCCTTACCAAGGATGTGCTCTGCCAACTGAGCCATAGCAGCAAAATGGCGACTCGGAACGGGATCGAACCGTCGACCTCTAGCGTGACAGGCTAGCGTTCTAACCAGCTGAACTACCGAGCCAAATGGCAGGGGCAGAAGGATTCGAACCCTCGGCACGTGGTTTTGGAGACCACTGCTCTACCAGCTGAGCTATGCCCCTATTTCTGCGAAGTGTCATCAAGTGAAGATTTTCCCCCGCGACGCGAGTTTTATAATAGCACTTAATGATAAGGTTGTCAAGCAGGTTTTTACAAAAAGCTCGCTTTTCGACAGAACAACAGAAACTTCTGATACAGGCTTGACATTTCCACTGAAAATCAGTATAATATTTTTCATGTAATATGATTACAAATACCCCTGCCTAGTCAGCGGATGGGAGGGAAAATAAATGGCTGAGATCCGAATTAA
This genomic window from Caproicibacterium sp. BJN0003 contains:
- a CDS encoding DNA polymerase III subunit alpha, whose protein sequence is MFTHLHLHTEYSLLDGACRIEQLLDLAAERGDKAVAITDHGVMYGAVNFYKAAKKRGIKPIIGCEVYVAQRTRFDKTNELDGQSYHLVLLCENNTGYQNLIALVSHAWIEGFYNKPRVDLELLKQHHEGIIALSACLAGEIPRALSAGDYGEAKKAALRYSDIFGEDHFYLELQDHGLPDQKRINPFLIRLSNETGIPLVVTNDCHYLTKEDSKMHHVLLCIQTNHTIDDKNGMEFGSEEFYYKTEEEMRSLFPDHPEAADNTNKIAERCNVTFEFGKTKLPHFDTPNGQENFTYFREKCYAGLHLHYGENPAPEIVQRLEYELGTIQKMGYVNYYLIVHDFVRHAKEVGIPVGPGRGSGAGSLAAYCIGITGIDPLKYDLLFERFLNPERVSMPDFDIDFADDRRSEMIDYVVQKYGADHVAQIVTFGTMAARGSIRDVGRAMGIPYATVDEVAKLVPNDQKMKNITLQKALESSQKLRERYEADEQIHELIDMARKVEGMPRNASTHAAGVVITDQPIAEYVPLAKNGDSVVCQYTMTTLEELGLLKMDFLGLRNLSVIHDAVEMIHVHDSDFLIDKIQTDEQKVFQMISAGATDGVFQFESSGMRSMIMQLRPDSLEDLIAAISLYRPGPMESIPRYIENRHHPEKVTYRHPLLKPILQVTYGCIVYQEQVMQIFRSLAGYSLGRADIVRRAMSKKKHDVMQKEREIFIHGLVSEDGTIEVPGCLRNGVPEETAQAIYSEMESFASYAFNKSHAAAYAYLAYQTAYLKCFYPKEYMAALMTSVLDNTNKLSKYIAECDRLKIRVLPPRINQSMVGFTVSGNDIRFGLLAVRNLGRGLIETIIKMRQENGSFLSFYDFCKRTYGLINRRALESLIECGAMDDLDGNRHQMASAVESVLAYLDSDHRKNLDGQIGFFDLGEEKKQEEFHLPKVSDYSASEKLSQEKEVTGMYLSGHPMSPFSDCYRQPGITKIGEIIDDLQEESGQYHDGDMVWLLGIITRKKLKTTKKNSTIAFLTFEDLYGSIEVLVFSKILEENFSLLQEGIILKIYGKISAREDEAPKLILESLEKVSDPSQVEKLAESPKISTEPSSKHHPKPGLYLKVVGEEDPKWIQAKKDLAIFNGIVPLYVVFQKEKKFFRAPRSMAVDVNEPLLRELRRLLGEENVAFVEQ
- the pfkA gene encoding 6-phosphofructokinase: MGAKSIAVLTSGGDAPGMNAAVRAVVRTGLYLGMRVIGIKRGYNGLLSGDTVEMNLRSVSDIIHRGGTVIYTARSPEFNTPEGVKKAADMCHKLDISGVVVIGGDGSFRGARDLTGAGIPCIGIPGTIDNDIASSEYTVGFDTAMNTVVEMVDRLRDTTESHDRCSVVEVMGRRCGELALQSGIAVGATSILVPEVPFDFQRDIVDRMKFTQKAGKRHFIIVVAEGVGGVEELGKRIKNETGIETRVTILGHVQRGGSPTLRDRLVASEMGYRAAKLLYEGNSNRVVVMQNGKIIDLDITEALNKKREFNMELYKIAHVISI